From a single Mesorhizobium shangrilense genomic region:
- the bhcR gene encoding HTH-type transcriptional regulator BhcR: protein METTEKRQRGRPRSFNGPAEAASVQSLDRALRILAIVADGSGLSLSEIAAQSGLAASTAYRMLTTMENHGMVEFDSSDQLWSIGVETYRMGAAFLRRRKLVDRARVVMQELMEQTGETANLGVAEDDCVVFVSQVETHQAIRAFFRPGTRSPFHASGIGKAVLAHLEPERVGAILRKAGLERFTDKTLSDLPALTRDLGRIKLRGWSVDDEERHPGMRCVAAAIFNEFGEPIGGVSVSGPTVRVTPERLAEIGPLVRNAAADVTKMIGGVKST from the coding sequence ATGGAAACAACTGAAAAACGCCAGCGCGGCCGCCCGCGCTCCTTCAATGGTCCGGCCGAAGCCGCTTCGGTGCAGTCGCTTGACCGGGCGCTGCGCATCCTGGCGATTGTCGCTGATGGTAGCGGCCTGTCGCTGAGCGAGATCGCGGCGCAGAGCGGCCTTGCCGCCTCCACCGCCTATCGCATGCTGACGACAATGGAGAACCACGGCATGGTCGAGTTCGACTCGAGCGACCAGCTCTGGTCGATCGGCGTCGAGACCTACCGCATGGGCGCGGCCTTCCTGCGCCGCCGCAAGCTGGTCGACCGCGCGCGTGTCGTCATGCAGGAGCTGATGGAGCAAACCGGTGAGACCGCCAATCTCGGCGTCGCCGAGGATGATTGCGTTGTCTTCGTCAGCCAGGTCGAGACACACCAGGCGATCCGCGCCTTCTTCCGGCCGGGCACCCGCAGTCCGTTCCATGCCTCGGGCATCGGCAAGGCGGTGCTGGCGCATCTCGAGCCGGAACGCGTCGGCGCCATCCTGCGCAAGGCCGGACTGGAACGCTTCACCGACAAGACGCTCTCGGATCTCCCCGCCCTCACCCGTGATCTCGGCAGGATCAAGCTGCGCGGCTGGTCCGTGGACGACGAGGAACGCCACCCAGGCATGCGCTGTGTTGCCGCCGCCATCTTCAACGAATTTGGCGAACCGATCGGCGGCGTCTCCGTTTCCGGACCGACAGTGCGGGTGACACCGGAGCGACTGGCCGAGATCGGGCCCCTGGTGCGCAATGCCGCGGCCGACGTGACGAAGATGATCGGCGGGGTCAAGTCAACATGA
- a CDS encoding BA14K family protein yields the protein MFKRTIVSGLIATTVAATMLAGTVQPSAAHSHDREIGIGIAAGVGGFILGSALAQPRPVYVEEDGGSWHVRRCLNRYASYDPDSDTYIGRDGYSHYCRL from the coding sequence ATGTTCAAGCGCACAATCGTTTCCGGCCTCATCGCCACCACTGTCGCCGCCACGATGCTGGCCGGCACCGTCCAGCCGTCGGCTGCTCACTCACACGATCGCGAGATCGGCATCGGCATCGCCGCCGGCGTCGGCGGCTTCATTCTGGGCAGCGCGCTCGCCCAGCCGCGTCCTGTCTACGTCGAGGAAGACGGCGGCTCGTGGCATGTCCGGCGTTGCCTCAATCGCTATGCAAGCTACGATCCCGACTCCGACACCTATATCGGCCGGGACGGCTATTCCCATTACTGCCGGCTCTGA
- a CDS encoding GCG_CRPN prefix-to-repeats domain-containing protein, with translation MRKIILIGFAVGAALSAVAPAEASGGCGVGFHRGPYGGCRPNRGPVVVVPGPVLGTFYPGRGYWYDGRYWGHRYRVHGGWRYR, from the coding sequence ATGAGAAAGATAATTTTGATCGGCTTTGCCGTCGGAGCCGCCCTGTCGGCAGTGGCTCCAGCTGAAGCAAGTGGCGGCTGTGGCGTCGGATTTCATCGTGGGCCGTATGGCGGGTGCCGCCCAAATCGCGGCCCCGTGGTGGTCGTCCCCGGCCCTGTCCTAGGCACGTTCTATCCAGGTCGCGGTTATTGGTACGACGGCCGTTATTGGGGCCATCGCTATCGGGTACACGGCGGCTGGCGCTATCGCTAA